A window from Lampris incognitus isolate fLamInc1 chromosome 5, fLamInc1.hap2, whole genome shotgun sequence encodes these proteins:
- the pecam1b gene encoding platelet endothelial cell adhesion molecule isoform X17 has protein sequence MGLLLLLTFTLLSSWRPVGAQSPFTIRNVNLVIEPGNDVMRDTNVTLRCQAVVSTSDKQLLSRAYRLYKDNILVYTDTTNSSEDLVYQLPLARVSNTGKYECQIVIEGKSMSSEPKKLTVTGLSTPELHLSKRVLNEGEEVIAKCTAPGEMGPIIFYFYADFSEIKEERVNKNHVEVALRFNGAGIRKINCSYVALIMPNSVRSEQSNIVSISVKELPLNPVLEISPHQRVYEGDPLNITCTIGDFHSYSEKVHVYLSQGKHLLSFGTNKVNYSKLAVANEPGEFECRLEMGKVAKVATATVSVTELFSVPTLTVSPKDVFQEDEIKLICRSEVYAPERLRREELVYTIDPLRSHLVSGRGAGIFSGKTLPYEFNYTCSAKAKEIVKHSKTLRVSPKVPVSQPKISVVGRAVLGRPFQILCQSDKGSLPINYTLWRRNDLLKMAIVKQLPQKALFNVTIQRPDEISQYMCDAQNKQDRVVELSKRLNASVTVPVSDTLLTVLPDLRNIAEGDRLYLICSINGTPPVTFKWYRSGRAQPLSTTTSNKITLDYQVPEVSREHSGTYYCEAGNYANNVRSQLVTIDVSMAMWKKGLIVASCLLVVAVLVLLLVLHFRAKRGKREPAAELSVRNAAL, from the exons ATGGGTCTCCTCTTACTGCTCACCTTCACACTCCTCTCTAGCT GGAGACCAGTAGGAGCCCAGTCAC CATTCACGATAAGAAATGTCAATCTGGTGATCGAACCGGGCAATGATGTGATGAGGGACACCAACGTGACACTGAGATGCCAGGCTGTCGTCAGCACCTCGGACAAACAGCTCCTGAGCCGCGCCTACAGATTATACAAGGACAACATCCTGGTCTACACGGACACCACCAACAGCTCAGAAGATCTCGTCTATCAGTTGCCCCTGGCCAGGGTCTCCAACACTGGCAAATATGAATGCCAGATTGTAATTGAGGGCAAAAGTATGAGCAGCGAGCCTAAGAAACTCACAGTAACAG GCCTGTCTACACCCGAGCTCCACCTCAGCAAGCGTGTGTTGAATGAAGGAGAGGAGGTGATAGCCAAATGCACAGCTCCTGGTGAGATGGGCCCCATCATCTTCTATTTCTACGCCGACTTCAGCGAGATCAAGGAAGAGCGGGTCAACAAAAACCACGTGGAGGTTGCGCTTCGTTTCAACGGCGCGGGAATCCGCAAAATTAACTGCAGCTACGTGGCGCTGATCATGCCGAACTCTGTCAGGTCTGAGCAAAGCAACATTGTCAGCATTTCTGTCAAAG AGCTTCCTCTCAATCCAGTTCTCGAGATCAGTCCACACCAAAGAGTCTATGAAGGGGACCCACTCAATATCACCTGCACCATCGGGGATTTCCATTCCTACTCTGAAAAGGTCCATGTCTACCTGAGCCAAGGGAAACACCTGCTCAGCTTTGGGACCAACAAAGTGAACTACAGCAAGCTGGCAGTGGCAAATGAGCCGGGAGAGTTTGAGTGCAGGTTAGAGATGGGAAAAGTCGCCAAAGTCGCTACAGCAACGGTGTCGGTAACCG AGCTGTTTTCAGTGCCAACACTGACCGTGTCTCCCAAAGACGTCTTTCAAGAGGACGAAATTAAGTTGATTTGCCGAAGTGAAGTATACGCCCCTGAGAGACTCCGTAGAGAAGAGCTGGTTTACACTATTGACCCGCTGAGAAGTCATCTAGTCTCAGGCAGAGGTGCTGGAATATTCTCTGGCAAAACCCTGCCGTATGAATTTAACTACACCTGTTCAGCTAAAGCCAAGGAAATCGTGAAGCACAGTAAAACCCTTAGAGTTAGTCCTAAAG TCCCTGTCTCTCAGCCCAAAATATCAGTGGTGGGCAGGGCTGTTCTGGGAAGGCCCTTCCAGATCCTCTGTCAGTCGGACAAAGGAAGCCTGCCCATAAACTACACACTGTGGAGGAGGAACGACTTGCTGAAAATGGCCATTGTGAAGCAGCTGCCCCAAAAGGCCCTCTTCAACGTCACCATCCAGCGACCTGATGAAATAAGCCAATACATGTGTGACGCACAGAACAAGCAGGACAGAGTCGTCGAGCTCAGTAAAAGACTCAATGCCTCAGTCACAG TGCCTGTGTCAGACACCCTGCTGACCGTCCTCCCGGACTTACGAAACATCGCCGAGGGAGATAGGCTCTACCTGATATGTAGCATCAACGGCACGCCGCCTGTCACTTTCAAGTGGTACCGCAGCGGCAGGGCCCAGCCACTGTCCACCACCACCTCCAACAAGATCACCTTGGATTACCAGGTCCCCGAGGTTAGCAGAGAGCACAGCGGCACCTACTACTGCGAGGCGGGCAACTACGCCAATAACGTCCGCAGCCAGCTGGTCACTATAGATG